A stretch of the Balneola vulgaris DSM 17893 genome encodes the following:
- a CDS encoding peptidoglycan DD-metalloendopeptidase family protein: MNWDKTLLVALAAFTFLASCNFGEPDITKKPTVTESNFEEIKELPGVDSYGFEIDNILVKEARVKRNESLYIILRSLDVTPETIYELQQKSKGKFNSSRIRQNQKYLTYHDADTGTPKRMVFHQSATDYVVFDWEKDIEVSLGQKEVRKEVAVASGTIESSLYETLVSQGVNMLVANRLSEIFGWEIDFFRIYKGDKFKVVYEKQFVGDKRYGIGQILAAEFEHRGQTYDAYFYDNGEIFGYFDSEGNSLQKALLKAPFKYSQRISSNFSYNRFHPVLKKRMPHYGVDYAAPKGTPVISVGDGEIIEARYRGANGNIVKIRHNSTYTTAYLHLNGFAKGIKPGTRVRQGQVIGYVGRTGRVTGVHLDYRVYKHGSPVNPTKLKLPPSKGISAEEMDTYKNSIADLQKELEALTEPPILAEVQ; this comes from the coding sequence ATGAATTGGGATAAAACTCTACTTGTAGCATTAGCTGCCTTTACATTTTTAGCATCTTGTAATTTTGGTGAACCTGATATCACTAAAAAACCTACCGTTACAGAAAGTAACTTTGAAGAAATAAAAGAGCTACCCGGTGTAGATTCTTATGGGTTTGAGATAGATAACATATTAGTTAAAGAAGCGCGCGTAAAGCGCAACGAAAGCTTGTACATCATTTTAAGGTCACTTGATGTAACTCCCGAAACCATTTATGAGCTTCAACAGAAGTCGAAAGGGAAGTTTAATTCTAGTCGAATTCGTCAGAATCAAAAATACCTTACTTACCACGATGCAGATACGGGCACTCCTAAAAGGATGGTATTTCATCAGTCAGCCACAGACTATGTAGTATTTGATTGGGAAAAAGATATTGAAGTGAGCTTAGGGCAAAAAGAAGTTCGCAAAGAAGTAGCCGTTGCTTCGGGTACTATTGAGTCCTCTTTATATGAGACCCTTGTGAGCCAAGGCGTGAATATGCTCGTAGCTAATCGCCTGAGTGAAATCTTTGGATGGGAAATTGATTTCTTCCGCATATATAAAGGTGACAAATTTAAAGTGGTATACGAAAAGCAGTTTGTAGGCGATAAGCGCTATGGCATCGGCCAAATACTTGCCGCTGAGTTCGAACACCGTGGACAAACGTATGATGCCTATTTCTATGATAACGGTGAAATATTTGGATACTTTGATAGCGAAGGCAATAGCCTGCAGAAAGCGTTATTGAAAGCACCGTTCAAATATTCACAACGAATAAGTTCTAATTTCTCTTACAATCGTTTTCACCCAGTATTAAAGAAGAGAATGCCACACTACGGGGTAGATTATGCTGCACCAAAAGGAACTCCAGTAATTTCAGTTGGTGATGGTGAGATTATAGAAGCTCGATATCGTGGAGCGAATGGTAACATTGTTAAGATTCGTCACAACAGTACTTATACCACAGCTTACTTACACTTGAATGGCTTTGCTAAAGGAATTAAGCCTGGAACTCGAGTTCGTCAAGGTCAAGTAATTGGATATGTAGGAAGAACAGGGCGTGTAACCGGGGTGCATTTAGATTACCGTGTTTATAAGCATGGAAGTCCAGTTAACCCAACCAAACTTAAGCTGCCTCCATCAAAAGGAATTAGTGCAGAAGAGATGGACACCTACAAGAATTCAATCGCCGATCTTCAAAAAGAACTCGAAGCACTTACCGAGCCACCAATACTTGCCGAAGTTCAATAA